One Salvia splendens isolate huo1 chromosome 1, SspV2, whole genome shotgun sequence genomic window, ttattaaacccttaggggaaacaagaaacgtgtgtcaaacatcataatatggtacatcttattcgtatgcattgcagttcacatattgtgcattatatagttaataacatccattactcgtgacaatttggtgaattattcgtatcgttttataatttgttattaatgcgtacgtactataccctagcccctaagcttattaaagtcttaggggaaacaagaaacatgtgtcaaacatcataacacggcacatcttgttcgtatgcattgcagttcacaaattgtgcattatatagtcaattatattcattactcgttaccatgtgaagattacatacatgtctacgtactataccctagcccctaagcttattaaacccttaggggaaacaagaaacgtgtgtcaaacatcataacacagcacatcttgttcgtatgcattgcagttcacatattgtgcattatataggcaattatatgcattactcgtgaccatgtggtgcattattcgtaacGGTTttcagccattattagattactattgtaccctcataatgcacaaaataggacaaataatgcaacacgggattaattacccaatgttgatcttgaccgtccatttctctaatctaatgactgatattaagaaggaaaaaggaggaaatataggaaaaggaaatgaatacatccatatatatatatatatatatatatatatatattggcataggaatgtgatcaaatgtaaactctaaatatgatacaaactccaaactatgatctggaccgttagaaaatgtcaacagatgacaaaataacaacaacagaaaatattaacacagtgtcaacggttgatacCGTATTGACATTGcgttgaaattgtgttgacatcaaaatcttgaaattttacactgaGGTGATactgtgttgaaaagtttgaagtttgtataatatatgaTTTGCATTTTATCAGTGCCCTAttgatataataataaaattatgtaCTGTACTCGTTTATAGCCTTCGTAGAGACTAATAAATCATAAAGAGTCTTACTTACTTCTATAAGAAGTTGACACGGAAggatttttttattagtttaattaaattaatcactGAATTCACATGGATTATTAGTTTGTAATCATGAATCACTAAAATCTAACTAAAAGTAATCAAGGGAAATTAATAACctttaattataaatatggaCTATAAATTTCGAACCTATTTATCATCTACCTTGCATTTTATGCACGGTACAAATAATACTccatagtactactactataataattttttttttaaacgaaAGATAAATATCATCACAGAAAAATTTGAGCGTACAATAACTAAAAATCATGATAGATATTTCAAAACCTACAAATTTAGAGGTGGAGTCGGTTGAGGAAAGGATAAAATTGAGAGGAGAGAGTGagaatgtattttatttattttttaattttgtgtttcaatatttaattttcgtTCAATTTCAAAGAAACCTTACCAACTCAAAAGCAAAAGTGCGTCCTAGGATTCATTGATAATCTTTTGATGGAAGTTAAGAGACACAATTAAAGTCTTGAACAGCttgattaagaaaataaaatacggGTGAAAATTATAGTATTGAGTAAAGCATTAGGCCATCTGCAATgctatctcttatccgtcccttaaccgtcccacAAATGactattcatgggtctcactgtacttttttactcaatCTCTTAACTaggggacggaacctgcaaccctccatctcttatctgtcccttaaccgtctcttaaattactattcattcaatttcatttttttatttttattttcaaccaaattcaattaataaaaacacacttcattaaataaaataaaattacaacatagaataaaaatacaacttaaaattaaaaaaaacacataattaaaatcctaaaaaaataaaaattacataatttaaaatacaattttatagaaaataaaaaaaactactccgccggcgaatcatcccccgaaggcggtggaggtgcactgaagccacctggaggcggaataccaagttgtcttgccataaacttaATTCCAGCAaaataggcttggtattggggaggcgtcatgcgggaagtgttccccattgtggcggtcatgtacatggacattagggagttcgagggtgcccccgagcccgagcccacctgccttgattcggctcggccccttctccctctagccgccttcgccgcatttctcccttgcggccgacggcgcccacgggaggaccccccgacatcgtctgccgtgccctcaacctcctgcgaggcaaactcttgtgcggcgctgcccgaaccgccctcactagacgagtattggccacccatcgtgtgcttcgtgcgcttcgaggtcgagcccgagctagaccggacaccgccggcccacctttcctcgtctttgacgacctcccaaacatcgacatgtttgaattgtgtgccggtgtcgtcgaagtagactcgcaaagttgacctcagaatgtcgactcccgtggctccgctttggtaatgagcggTGCTCTGGCCGGGGAGATGATTTCCGCGGCCGGTTAAGGAGGAGGATGAAGaagggagggagagagaaacTTGAGAGAGATGGAGGCGTCGCATGTTGGATTAGAGTTTTAGAATATCATTAATTTATTGtatattgtttgaaatttttgtttaatatttagTAGGCTTTTAGTACTTCTTATAAAACTATGTAATCAATTTAGTAggctttttattaatttatgtattgtATAATTTTTGGGCTTTATTTTGGGTATTAATGTACTACTTgggcattatattgagatttaaatatatatttaatatttaaaagtttCAATTTGGGTGTTTTGCTCGATTATGTCTTAAATTAGTAGGTTCTAATTTTGACTTATGATTTTTGGATTATGTTTACTACGTAGtatgtattttaaaaattaaattctttgtaataaaataaataaatttaacattaatttattacatatttttttataacccTTTCGTATATTAAAACTATCATATGCaatataaaatagtaaaatttattatttatttctaataTTTATGGAAATATATCTACAGTTAAATTTAGTATACATAATTCTAATtgagttgattttattttatctattataaataattactatGTAGATCAAACTCTACAACCATTCAATAAGAAGCAATACCTTCTctaatttgttttcattttttttatttctattaagcTCCACAAGTTTATTGGTAGTAAGCCTATTCCATGTAAAAAAGTTGCATTGGCCCACCGAATATTTAATTAAGGAAAGAAATAGGGAAAAAACAATgagagaaataaaattagaGTACTACGTGTTTAAAATTCTACCATCCTACTGCTTTTCATATGATAGTGGTTACGTTTAACCATAGCAACCCCCGCTATGTTATAGTATAACACAACAGAGGATTCTCCTCATCTTACACGTGTTTTTATTGAATGTGTCTTTGTTATATATCTCTCATAAAACAAAACGTTTATTAAATTTAGAtgtttgtgtagtgttttttgtcatttgtcattttgtgtgtatttgtgCATTTTGTATATGCATTTTGTTTTTGTGCGTACTAATGTAATAGTCGGGTGAAAGATATAGTCATACATGGTTTATggttttatatattcatttattttgtatttataatttgaaacATTTATGTCCGGTGCATAGCACtggtgttaatactagttaagagcatccgcaatgacggacttccgcgcggaattcccacggacgtcccggaattccgtcgcggacgtccgccattaggcgtgccCGCCACGAATACGGAATTGGGctgaggacgtcgcaggtccgcggCGTTAAGCGGAATTTCacggggacgtccgccattgcgtcgacTCCCGCGGAATTTCGCGCGGAATTCcgctttatttcatttttttgtaatgtctatatataccgctcgttgaacttcgtttcatttcgcaccacttgttttaacaaatttctctctctctaaatttcttttatataatagtaatgactggtagtggtagtggtagtggccaTCATGAAGACGTAATGGCTCCGATTTgggcacgtgtgcgggaggcccCGGCGAGGGAGGAACAAGAGGCCTCGGCGCCggcggtgcctcgacccatccacCGTCGCACTATAGTACCCCGCGACCACCTTGCTGCCCACCATCGGTTGTACGAGGACTTCTTTGCTtcggagccacggtttggggagacCCTATTCCGGTGACGGTTTAGGATGCAACGACCACTGTTTATGCATATCGTTGGCGCTTTGGAGagtcgatacgggtatttcagggtaCGGGAGGATGCAGCGGGTAAACTCGGCCACAcaccgattcagaagtgcactgccgcactCAGGCAGTTGGCGTACGGAGGTGtggcggacatgttcgacgagtacctccacatcggcgagtcgATAGCCTGCgactgcctgaagtatttttgtcagggcgttagggagatattcgagGATaagtatcttcggaagcctacccccgaagattttCAGGCTctactggatatgcacggggCTCAGCACGGCTTCTCGGGGATgctgggcagcatagattgtatgcactgggaatggaagaactgacCCGCTGCATGGAAAgagatgtacactactggtttcaatgccaagaatcccacgatgatccttgaagcggcagctgactaccggttgtggatatggcatgcctattttggagtagccgggtcgaacaacgacatccaCGTCTTCCAGTCGttgccccttttcaacgactagtgcatgggcgtcggtccgACCGTCAACTTCGTctccaacggcaaccagcacaacatgtgctattatttggcggatgggatatacccgatGTAGCccgtttttgtgaagacgatcagatgcccaacggaTGCGAAGAAGGTATACTTTGCTcaacgtcaggaggcagcgcacaaggatgtggagcgggcatttggtgtgctccaggctcgatgggcggcagtgaagggtccatcacggctgtggtacgttgacagcgtcgccgacatcatgtacgcatgtattatcatgcacaacatgatcgtcgaagatgaaggtccagcactgaccgattgggccaatgatgatgctgatgttgcgggtccaagccacgacgtggccactagcaatgtacgcatggggattcCCCATGACGACGTCGATCGAGTCcatgcatttgccgacatgcacCAAAAATAAGCCCACGTTCGACTCTataacgatattattgaagaagtgtggcagcgtaggggtcgttgatgtagtttttaattattgaaatgtatttttttatttggtgaaatgtacttttcttattttaatggatttttttccttattttcgtcgaaattttaattacgtaaattgtttaatttgtgaatttgtgattttttttaaatgtgggaattccgtcgggaattccgcaggggaattccgccactgtgcaatgggaagtccgtatgacgtgacagtgcagtggAAATTCTTAtaacgtggcagaaggtgtttttaaGAATTCCGCCGGGATATCCGCACCACTGCTAATGCCCTAAAGCAATGTGCTTTGTTATTTATATACTGATTTAATCTCTTAATATTATTTCATGTGATCTATAGGGGGTAACGGTGGGTCCCGCCTCTTCAAGTCTTGCGCAACACATGATAGATACCTACAATTGTTGGTAGGTTAATTAAGTTATTATATTAGTTGAATCCATGTTTAGCACGAGTGTATCTGTGTATGTATCCCTAAACTACAGTTAAGGTTTAGGTTTGGTATAttattggattttaatttttgaaacaacCAGTATCCTTATAGTATTTTCTTAAATTGGATCTTTGtagaaaaaatgaattttaatctGGACCACGCTTAGATAGTTAGATTTAGCAGCTcgcttaatttaattatactatgCAACATCTATACAatatatacggaatttaatttacaagattgcatttaatttaaaaaattatattaaattaaatatataatttaaaaggAGTTAAAGGCCATTAAATGTGTGTGGTTTTACTATGTCACATGTGATTAAGTGGAGCAATTGGGAGGTTTTACTATGTCATTTAAATTATCCACCACTGATCTGATTAAGTGGAGCAATTGGGAGGTTTTAGTATGTCATTTAAATTATCCACCACTGATCTGAGCACCTACGAGCCATACCAGAGGGTGAATTCCCAAGATGCAAGCCTACTTTGTGCAAGGTCCCTTCGTCTTTCTCAACCTCGTGATTCATATGCAGCAGCAAACTAATGGTATAGACAAAGGTAACATAAAGTTAAAAAACTAACTTTTACAGTGCCTGAGAAATGTCTAGAGATGTGAAAGGAAGAAACAGTTGCATATATGTATAACCTTCTACGTGCCAAAGGAAGAAACAGCTGCATATATGTATAACCTTCTACGTGCCCCACCAGGATGTGGCGTGAATTGTTCGACTGTGTACTTTCATAGGTAGGAGTATAAATGGTACTTGATCTTACTCTCCTCGACTGAAGGCATCTTACTCTCCACTCTCTACACTATCACCCACCACCACGACTCTGGAACtttgattgaaaaaaaattattgcgtGAAGAGGTGTTTATGGAGAGATTTGTGTGAAGTGGGCCAACTATAATTCTTCTTTGCGAAGAGTCCACACACCACACTTCAAAAGATTATTTGAATTTCATATACTAGAGTTTGCTGAGTTCAAACTTGGTGACCCGCTGGCAAGCCCAAATGCGTTTTAAAAgttttttcatctttttttgGGTGTTATTTATAGCATCTAGTATACTCTGTTAGGGTTTGTGAGAAGTCAAATTTTGACTCATTGAACATTACAAAGTCTCAACGTTGAGCATCCATCTTCATATTTGAAAATTATCAAAAGCCCTTGTTGTTGCATTATTCTTTTGTCGGGCTAAGTTCAATGCTAAGTTGTGCttgctagttcttgtgttgtTAGTTTAGTGTAAccattaggtttttgttttagtgaaagtaggttttagtttttttttatgaattttgtgaaattaaaattttcaacaacAATTTATAATGTATTGGattcaaactaaatatataaaacaaaacaaacaacgttAAGCGTGCTCCGAATGAGAATGATGCTCATACAAGGAGCTCAcataaattgtactccctccgtcccgggttagtcgcacctttccttttgggcacggagattaaggaattagtgatagacaaagtcaacaattacggctgtaggagataattgttactaaaaatggaaagagtgcaaataacttgggacacccaaaaaggaaataagtgcaagtagcacgggacagagggagtataacataTCATTTTCCATCGCATCCCTACAAAAATATAAGGTTTTATAGACATATCTTCTAAATTTTTTTCATATActctattattttatcttttttaaatATCCTCTAAACtatatattataaatcaaatgaataaaaatcaGTCTAATCACAGTTCTATATAGACACAAATCTCTTAAATCTTTTTCATATATACTTcattattttgtttaaaaaaatatttcctcCAAACTATATTATAAGTTACTTAATTATACATTGGAATGTGTAGCATTCgcagaatttaaaaaatattttccatttttaacATGATTATTTCATGAATTTTGCCCTTTTATGCTGTAATAGTGGTTCATTGAGATTTAAATGTATATGAGTTCATGATCACTCACTATGGTTGGGCCGATCTCTAGGCCTTGAGATCGGCCCTATCGGCCAACCATTGCGGAAGAAGGGCCAAAGAACGGCTATTACTTCTCTCTCCCTTTTGGCCGATGAtagctcccccattgtggaagAAGGGTCGACCATCCGCCCTTACACAGTTACacatatcttcttttatttattatattttttaattccaTAATTTCTACACTATAAATACtacataatatttttatttaattttggttCTCGTTGattcttttttctaatattgtaatacaacgaagatttgcgtattaatatttttgtatttaattttatttaatttgatattgtaatatattaaatatgaatgtgcaaaaaaattaaaataaaataatgatgatgtgaaaatgaaatgaaagtgAGATAGCTCATTTGGAAAAATCCTTCTATTGCATGGAGATAGACCTTAGATAAAATGTTGACATGGAATGGAAGGGCCCATAATGGATGCCCGATCGCGCGAGATCGAGCTCAGTCGTCCTCGGGCATCCATTGTAGGTGCCCGATGGATCGGGCCCCCGAGAGATACGACCGA contains:
- the LOC121790122 gene encoding uncharacterized protein LOC121790122 yields the protein MQRPLFMHIVGALESRYGYFRVREDAAGKLGHTPIQKCTAALRQLAYGGVADMFDEYLHIGESIACDCLKYFCQGVREIFEDKYLRKPTPEDFQALLDMHGAQHGFSGMLGSIDCMHWEWKN